In Pseudomonadota bacterium, a single genomic region encodes these proteins:
- a CDS encoding type II toxin-antitoxin system RelB/DinJ family antitoxin codes for MAKTAMIRARTNPELKAEVEDIFEKLGLNTTQAINLFFSQVCLYKGLPFEVKIPNKTTLRTFKKTDQGKER; via the coding sequence ATGGCAAAGACAGCAATGATAAGGGCAAGAACAAATCCTGAACTAAAGGCAGAGGTTGAGGATATTTTTGAGAAACTTGGGCTCAATACCACACAGGCAATCAATCTATTTTTCAGTCAGGTATGTTTATATAAGGGCTTACCATTTGAAGTAAAGATACCCAACAAAACCACACTGAGAACCTTCAAAAAGACAGATCAGGGTAAGGAAAGGTAA
- a CDS encoding ABC transporter ATP-binding protein, producing MQIITAKGLSKNYDSLRAVDTIDFEILEGECFGFLGPNGAGKTTVMRMLYCFVAPTGGEIKVFGMDVTKQPSVIKSRIGVMPQDDNLDLELTVLENLITYARYFDIPKTQSVKIAAGLIEYAGLTEKSNVNIKNLSGGMKRALLLARALINNPELLILDEPTTGLDPHSRHNVWEKLHGLKSNNTTLILTTHYMEEAEKLCDRVAIMDSGRIITIDSPVHLMNAHGGNLEDVYLKLTGRWLGE from the coding sequence ATGCAGATCATTACGGCAAAAGGATTAAGCAAGAATTATGACTCACTCAGGGCAGTGGATACTATCGACTTTGAAATTCTTGAGGGCGAATGCTTCGGGTTTCTTGGGCCGAACGGCGCCGGAAAAACAACGGTCATGCGTATGCTTTATTGCTTTGTTGCCCCCACAGGCGGAGAAATAAAAGTTTTCGGAATGGATGTGACAAAGCAACCGTCCGTGATAAAATCCAGAATTGGCGTTATGCCACAGGACGACAACCTGGACCTTGAGCTTACTGTACTGGAAAACCTCATCACCTACGCACGGTATTTTGACATTCCCAAGACACAATCTGTGAAGATAGCCGCAGGGCTTATCGAATATGCCGGTTTAACGGAAAAATCAAATGTGAACATAAAAAATCTCTCAGGGGGTATGAAAAGAGCCCTCCTTCTTGCAAGGGCATTGATCAATAATCCCGAACTCCTCATCCTTGATGAGCCCACAACAGGGCTTGATCCCCACAGCAGGCACAATGTTTGGGAGAAGCTCCATGGCCTTAAATCGAATAACACAACGCTTATTCTCACCACCCACTATATGGAAGAGGCGGAAAAGCTTTGTGACAGGGTAGCGATTATGGATTCGGGAAGAATTATAACAATAGACTCACCGGTACATCTCATGAATGCCCACGGCGGCAACCTCGAGGATGTCTATCTGAAGCTTACAGGGAGGTGGCTGGGGGAGTGA
- a CDS encoding ABC transporter permease — protein sequence MNIKRAFRVWQRHFAVYTKLYKSSIVLNFVEPILYLLALGVGLGAFIKDINGVPYVNFIAPGIIASSSMFAATYECTYGTYIRMTFQKTFDAILATPVNIDDLIAGELIWAATKSVFYGTIIIATLSVFRLVDSPLVLLVIPVLFLSGLVFAELSMICTAIVPGIDSFNYFYTLVMTPMFLFSGIFFPVDTFPPVISRIASFTPLFHLTNICRAFAWGNVSNVKWDIVWLIGMVIILVPLSFRLMRRRIIK from the coding sequence ATGAACATTAAAAGGGCGTTTCGCGTCTGGCAGAGGCATTTTGCGGTATATACAAAGCTCTATAAATCGAGCATTGTTCTCAACTTCGTTGAGCCCATACTTTATCTCCTTGCCCTGGGGGTTGGCCTCGGGGCCTTTATAAAAGACATTAACGGGGTGCCCTATGTAAACTTTATCGCCCCTGGTATCATCGCCTCATCTTCCATGTTTGCCGCAACCTACGAATGTACATATGGCACATACATAAGGATGACCTTTCAGAAAACCTTCGATGCCATCCTTGCAACACCAGTCAATATCGACGACCTCATAGCAGGAGAATTAATCTGGGCGGCCACAAAAAGTGTGTTTTACGGTACGATTATTATCGCAACCCTTTCTGTGTTTCGTCTCGTGGATTCCCCTCTTGTCCTGCTTGTTATCCCTGTTCTGTTCCTCAGCGGACTGGTTTTTGCGGAATTATCCATGATATGCACTGCCATAGTGCCAGGAATCGATTCCTTCAACTACTTTTACACCCTCGTCATGACCCCCATGTTCCTTTTTTCCGGCATATTTTTTCCTGTTGATACCTTCCCGCCGGTCATTTCCCGCATCGCATCATTCACGCCGCTCTTTCACCTGACGAATATCTGCCGTGCATTCGCATGGGGTAATGTTTCGAACGTTAAATGGGATATTGTCTGGCTGATTGGAATGGTGATAATACTTGTTCCATTGTCTTTCAGGTTGATGCGCAGACGCATCATTAAGTGA
- a CDS encoding Ppx/GppA phosphatase family protein, which translates to MKYACIDIGTNTVLLAIVEKAGQPVDVLDISTITRLGEGLKKSGVLSAAAMERTFAVLQRYNGIMKEHNVEKIFCVGTASLREAGNSKIFLDEVEEKLGIPITIISEKEEAFYTYLSVKGDTFVKGGSVIITDIGGGSTEIIKGDEEGFVDFVSLPVGSVKLTEMFIKNDPPSTMEISSLVDHVKNLLNIPFYGDGCSALIGTGGTVTNAAGIIFGMEVFEKEKIHGHTIALKEIEGIIEKLKGLTSHDRSRIKGMEKGREDIILQGILLLKEIMEYFGAQELTVSANGVRYGVLSEAFEKNS; encoded by the coding sequence ATGAAATATGCGTGCATTGACATAGGCACCAATACGGTATTGCTGGCTATTGTTGAGAAAGCCGGCCAACCCGTGGATGTCCTTGATATTTCAACCATTACAAGGCTTGGAGAAGGGTTGAAAAAGAGCGGCGTCCTCTCTGCGGCGGCAATGGAGCGGACATTCGCAGTCCTGCAACGATATAATGGCATTATGAAGGAACATAACGTGGAAAAGATTTTCTGTGTCGGGACCGCCTCACTGAGGGAGGCGGGAAACAGTAAGATTTTTCTGGATGAGGTTGAGGAAAAGCTGGGGATTCCGATTACAATAATAAGTGAAAAGGAAGAGGCATTTTATACCTATCTTTCAGTGAAGGGCGATACGTTCGTTAAGGGAGGAAGTGTCATTATAACGGACATTGGCGGGGGAAGCACGGAGATTATTAAAGGAGATGAAGAAGGGTTTGTAGATTTCGTCTCGTTGCCGGTTGGTTCTGTAAAACTGACGGAGATGTTTATAAAAAATGACCCTCCATCAACAATGGAGATTTCTTCCCTGGTTGATCATGTGAAGAATCTGCTGAATATACCTTTCTACGGGGATGGGTGCAGCGCTCTTATTGGAACAGGCGGCACTGTAACAAATGCGGCGGGCATTATTTTTGGCATGGAGGTTTTTGAAAAGGAAAAGATACATGGTCATACAATAGCATTGAAGGAAATTGAAGGCATTATAGAAAAGCTCAAAGGTTTAACCTCACATGATCGGTCCCGCATTAAGGGAATGGAGAAAGGCAGGGAAGATATTATACTTCAGGGTATTCTCCTTTTAAAAGAGATTATGGAATATTTTGGTGCACAGGAACTGACTGTAAGCGCAAACGGCGTAAGGTATGGAGTCCTCTCCGAAGCGTTTGAGAAAAATTCTTAA